Sequence from the Crassostrea angulata isolate pt1a10 chromosome 9, ASM2561291v2, whole genome shotgun sequence genome:
AATAAACTGAATTTCATCGCAGATTATAGATAATTGCTGGTTTTCCGATCTCTCACCTGTGAGTTTGTGGCCAGTGGGGTGTACCCAGTCATCAGGTAATGGAGGCGGGGTGTGGGGATCAGGGACGCGATCAGACCAATCAGGTCATTGTTCATGTAACCAGGGTAACGCAGCGTTGTGGTGGAAGTCGACATAACAGTAGAAACCTGAAGAAtaccattttatttcaatgtcacatttgtaatgaaaaaaaaacaagttaaaaatattgTGACTGTTTTACTTTACGAACGATTTTTATCATCTTCATTATGATTAAGAGGTGCAAAATCAATAATAGAACTATCAAAGTCATGTAAAGTGTGCATCGTGTCAGTAGAATTCATCCATACCAGCTGATTGATCTGTGAGAAGTTTGGAGTTTCTATGTGAAGACGGTCGGCCGCTATTCTGTTCAACGCTGTGTTGTCTAGTACAACCTACAATTCATATCAAAGTCAAATTAATCATGCAACACAAATATTATATCAAatcaatcatattttcttatacaatgtacaataaagATTGTGAAGAAAAAACTTGCATGTACCATTCTACATTTTGGGTCAATTTTTTGTgagtgtgtgtgagagagagagagaaagagagagagagagagaggaatcAGATTACTTTCTATGAACTATTTATAAAAGAACAATACCACACAGTCAGCATTCTGGGTGAGTCGTTTGAGGGTCAGCAGTGAGTTATAGGGCTGGACGACTACGTCGGACATTTCATCCAAGTTTGGAAAGACTGAGTACGTCTGTACTAATTTCTTAGGAAATCTGCAGATAAAGAAGATGCTAATGTCAATTTCTTTTGCCATGCTAGTAacatatgtaaatatacataaaaattctaaaaaatactcCGCACTTTCAAGGagtaaatacaattaaattcaAGAAGAAAATCAACAGACTTTGAAATACAGATATTGTGTCAACAAATACCATGGATGTTAACATTACAATCTGCTAATCAAGATGCAAGTTTACAGAGTGAGACACCAATTTTCTGTAAGTAAGTGTGTAACATGGCTGACCTGTCGTTGAGTCTCTCCAGTAGGTAGGACCCCATCCCTGATCCCGTCCCTCCAGCAATGGAGTGACACAACACAAAGCCCTATATAAGAACAAAGAATATGTTAACTATGGATCATGTTTACATTACCATAATATATCAGACTGGGTTTTAAGGCTGGGATGATACATTACTTTCTATATCGATACGTATCACGATAATTGTGTCACTTTACAATTCATATCATGATAATTGCtttctattttaaataatatattttactcaAATGTTGCTCTGTCCATGAATTTTCAGAAGTGTATGCAGGGAAATATTGGCCCTTGTTTTAATTTCTTCCCTTTCGCCCATGTTGTGAGTGGGctaatttaagactgggcaaaggactatgtgcagtTTTATGCactttttgcccccaaaatcaaagttttaaaaagagctttaaaaataagatgaaaggtagttaaaatcatattggaaataaaggtgtaaaaggttatcaccacagtgacgtcataatgtagaaatgacgtcatgaagattgcattattttgataaattgttgttttgtagcaaaatatgggtgttttccgatgatttttcgactgggaaacatcgagcgcaggcttgctcaagtaccattttttagtataatgggtataactatctgaagaaaaatatatgttaaaatcgcacttgagcagacctgcgctctatacttccgaatgcaaaatatagagcaaaaatgagaatattttcgtttgtttgcaaatttgcgggaattaggtcatttagatgacgtcatagataaacagcgaacaagcaatgatgactaaaattaGGATTAAAGTtttaggcatcctctatacaatgattaatgaagatttgatttttatacgatactatttaaaaattggttgaaatcgggggcagatatttgaccataccgcacatagtcctttcaaTGTCTCAATTTATATCTCTTTTAACATGACTGTATCTGGGCGAATTGAAGAATGAGCGAAGCCGTTTGCAAGCGTAGAAGGGCGAATATAACACAAgtgaaaataaacatgtacacagtaaatatcactaaaatctctttcatatttttctagTCCTCACCTCCAGACTGTCACTTCCGTCGGCCTCTCTGTCAATGATGTCAAAGATCTCCTCATACAGCTTCTCAGCCTACAGAATAAGAACCACACCAATGTCAATGTCAATTAATCATCAATATCAGTTACATGTCAATGAAAGATAAATGAGCCATTTATTATGTTGAGTTATGATTCCAacaaattataatattaaagGCGAAGTAATTCATACTGATTACTTGATAATagtgaataattttaaataccTGCCTGCCTTATCATatctaaacattttttgaacaaGAAAGTAAAggtaacttcttttttttttttttttttttttgggggggggggggggggtgtctaaTAATGTAATTCAAAGgacattttgtataaatgaaACATGGATCTTTTTCTATGGGTCTGAGTGTGTTTTGAGTCATACCTGGCTGTATCCCGAGGCCCAGTTGTTTCCCGCCCCGCCCCCGTGCTTGGACAGGTAGATGTTCTCTGGGTTGTACAGGTTGGCGTACGGTGAGTTCATGATTGTGTTGATGACTCGAGGCTCCAGATCCAACAGCACAGCTCTTGGGATGTAGTGCTCATCATCGGCCTACAATCAGAACAACAATGAATCTAATATTGTCATGTCACCTTCAGGCTTTGTAGTTAATATCATGCATTGTGATATCTTCAAGCTGTATTTCTGTTTTGTATTCTCAATTAATTTAAGGAAATTACATGGCTTTAGAATAAGACTTTTCATGCAACTAGATGTCAAGCATATTATCTTTAGAACTGTTGTGTGCATTAAAGCCTTTTGTTGATAACCAACACATACATATTTGATTTAGAGGTTTTGATGTTACCATTAATGTACCTGATAAAAGAAGACATCTTTGCGGTCTGTTCCCTCTGTGGCAAAATCCTCCAATATTCCCTCTACAAAATCATTCAGGTAAATCAGTTCCTAAATTGATAACTCATTTAATAACTGCTtcgaaaattaaattatctttcAGTATGTTCAGTATTGATGAATGTCAATCTTGTTACTCTGATTTTATATGAGGGCATATAACTCATAAAATTCCTTACTAGatttaacaaaattgttttaccAACAAATCAATAATTagctaaaacagaaataaaatcaTCAGGTATCGACCAGTCATGATGTATGATGATTATGCTGTCaacgagttttttttttttacaaaaaagataAGCTCTTGAGtgaacatgttgttttgtagtTATCCTTCTACACTACCACAACATACCAGGACTTATTCCATGTTCTGCACATAGCTGCTTCCAAAACTCCATACCAACTACAAAGTCAACAAAATCacctttgaaatatataaaaatcatgtggctgttaaaaataaagtaaagagcgaatatttttttctcagtcatttattttaaagatttttatgcagcagttttcatcattttaaaatggTCAATATGGCATGACGGCAGCAGAAAACTAAAGAAGAAATTCGGGCTAACCAACAGCCGACTGTCAATAGGAAACACAGTACATGATTCACTTACTCTGGTTTCCGCATTGTCCCAGCTGAAGGGTGATAATTTCACGAGGCATGTTGTTGAATGTAACTTAGATGTTTTGTTCTATAAAACTATgtatcaattcattttttccCGTACAAACTTGTATTCTTGGCGGGTACCGTCCACTTCCTgtttacaaaaattgtaaaatctgaAACGGAGACGGACTGCacgttctactttcactttgaaCAACATGGCGGGAGGGGAGATGTCGGCGGAGTTTATGAAATATCGCTCGCCTCTTGTGTCACGCTATGCCAGTCCAGAAATGGCATTCAACTTTAGTGAGATGAAGAAATTCACAACATGGCGTCGACTATGGACATATCTGGCAAAATCAGAAAAGGTGTGcattatgataaaattattcAGCTTTTTTTGCGTTGTTGAGACGTCATGTTAATGAACTTTCAGCGTTTATTCATGTTACAGTAAATAACAGTACATTCTCCACATAAAACTATATATAGATTTGAGACTGGCAATGATCACAGCTGAGTTTTCatctcttatatatatatatatatatacagtaccgatcagacccaaccaaACAGAAcataacagaaagtaaacccaactaaaccctgggtttactttctgggtttacatTGGGTTTACTtcgagtggacccagagtaaacctagagtggacacagagagtaaacccagatcagaagtatacccctaaTAGCAGACTCTATatatgtgtattcggaatatacaagggacaGGAAATACAGGCAGTAAGATGGTAAGATAAAGACAGCTCTGCTTCACTCTTCATTGTGTACAGTTGACCCCAAAATCAAttcccgagtaaacccaaaggaCCCAGAGTAAATgccaagtaaacccagggtttagttggggtttactatggtgttaggttgggtctgatcggtatggtatatatatatttatatatgtatagatAAGTGATACTGTGTCCCAAGTTTCtacttccaccactttttgcataaatataatatttcaataatctGATAATTATTATCTTTGGACTCAAAACATCATacatttcataaaatgaaaaagtccAGATTTTCTGTTTTGTAGGGCCCCCCTCTATCGCCTCAAGTTTCAATACACGTTCAAAAATAAAACTCCACACagattttgaattgcaaacaaCATGAAAATTACTTGGAtgataatgtttaaaaagaGAACAAGGTGTCTCAAGTATatccaaatgaaaaaaagctGTAAACATTTCCCGTTTTATAGCTTCTCAAGAAATTACTGTCATGTAGTTTTAATTCTTGTAAGTTTCCTTGGGTAAAGACGGATGGTTTATCAATGAAGAAATTTTGGATTAACCCTCTTTTAACGATTTCAGTTAAACTTAATTGACATGATGGATTTCATTAGAAGTGCCTAAAAGTGGCGGAGGCAATAACTTGGGGCAgactacagtaccgatcagacccaacataacagaaagtaaaccccaactaaaccctgggttcaCTCTGGGTAAACTGTTATGATTTTGTCTGTTACGTTTGGTTTCAGGCTTTGGGACTCACTATTACAGACGAACAAATCTCAGAGATGGAGAACAATCTCGAAAACATCAACTTTGAGCTGGCAGCCTCAGAGGAGAAGAAATACCGACATGATGTTATGGCCCATGTTCACACATTTGGAGCGTGCTGTCCAAAAGCTTCTCCTATCATTCACCTTGGAGCGACCTCCGCTTATGTTGGAGACAACACTGTAATCTCTCTATGAATTTGTATGTTAAGTGTTCTGAAAGCATTTAAAAGAGAATTTACCAAGTGTTTATTTAATAgataaatttaatacatgttttagtAAATGTGATTGTCATTGTTGTTATTATTACAcccccaacccccaccccaaaaaaattatttataaatttatttatgtgatctaggaaataaaatctttacaaaTACAGTAAATGCATTAACAGTGctataatattaaaaagaaatgcataAGAACTTGCACAAAGGAGAACTAAGGAACATGAATATTTAGTATAACcatgatttattattttcttataaaaaacgTGAACAAAACCTAATATAAATATTCTTCGTAATCAAATTTTCcttatgtatttgaattttactGCAGTGTGTAATCATAATGATTGTTAATTTTGTTCTCTAGGATCTGATTGTGATGAGAGATGGCTTTCATATTCTTCTCCCAAAGGTAActcatgatttaaaaatattacatggtTTAAATTTTTCCATGGTGTAGTCAAACTTAATTTTATGATAAtaactttctttaaaatataacatactGCTTCTATAAATTGTGTGATCTATTGTCCATTAACCTGTATGAAAAAGAAtggaaattaaaacaaaacaatgtttatgtaaaaaaagaacatttactTGTTAgaatttaatgaacatttattaGAATTTGATTAATGAATAGAAATATATACACTACAGGTCACACATTTATTGTTGTACGCATAAACGTAGGTTAATACAAtcatttttgtacaaaaaattgtatataaacaGCATTATTCCAATTAATAAAACAGGCAACAAAAACTGAAAGACATCTAAATAAGgtgaaagaaatatttttgtaatattatgattaaattttaaaatattcaagaaagaaaagaaactcATCTGTATTTTGATTTTGCTGCGTCATTGAAATGGTATAATTTTATTGTAGCTTGCTCGCGTGATCAAACGTCTGGCGGATTTTGCAGATAAACAGAAAAGTTTGCCTTGTTTGGCCTACACCCATCTACAGTAAGTGAAGTGTCCagaataacataaaaataacagCATACGTCATAGAAATACACTGTCAGGTTTCAAATTGTCGATTTCAGTCTGTGCAGTTTATTCATGACTGTGCATGATCATTTACTTGGAAATTCATTAggaccaattaaaaaaaaatgttaggaTGTAATTTCATAGATTCTTTTCTATGTTTGATGAAGAATGACTATGTTTCACTGTTTGTCAAAGATATTAATTCAATAGTTCAAGTTACCCACAAAATccatgataattatttttactgtagttgttaaaatttgatttggTAGACCAGCCCAGCTTACAACTGTAGGAAAGCGGGCGTGCTTGTGGATTCAGGATTTACTGATGGACCTCCGTAATCTGGAGAACGCCAGCGACAACATCCGATTCCGCGGAGTGAAAGGAACCACAGGAACACAGGCCAGCTTCCTAAGTCTGTTTGAGGGAGACGATGAGAAGGTATGTTATGTGACAGGTGTTgatttactgtaaacatattatgttTTAATGAGTATGTGTGTTATGTGATAAATGTTGATagagaaaatatatttgttgaattttatgTTGAAAGTCTAATTTCAAGTGGTCATAAGACCAGGGTTCTTGCCAAGTACTTATATTTGCCACCACCTTATTTTGCACATTGGATTCTGACATTTATTTTCAGCTTTTCTAGAATTGTTCCTAGTCAATTTTGTCTAAATAGTAATGATTGAATGATCCATGGTCTTgagattaaataataaagaaattgattttgaactgttaaattattttatttgaggATTTGATGTACCTAtagaaattgcaattttttttactgtaggTTGAGGAGCTGGATAGAATGGTGACAGAGATGGCAGGTTTCAAACAGTATGTACCCAGAACAACATCCTAGTGTTCGATTTAATTACTTCATTCTTTTTGATGGGTTGAACGAATTGCAGAAGAACTCCTTAACtactatattataaattattctGTACTTATTACTCTACTTCTTAAAAGACGTGCAATAGAGTTCTTCAAATTTCCTAATATAAGAACTATTGATTGCGAAGACCATACCGCCCTCTCATTAActtgtttatattcattttcaggACCTACATGGTGTGTGGACAGACCTATTCCCGTAAGGTGGATGTGGATTGTCTCAATGTGTTGGCCAGTCTCGGAGCCTCTATCCACAAGGTATCTCGCATTTCTAACTTATATCTCAATAGCCCTGTATTTCATCTATACTCAAATTATCTCACAATTTATCTGCCATAACAAAGAAAAAGGTTGCTTTCAAAAT
This genomic interval carries:
- the LOC128164351 gene encoding tubulin gamma-1 chain, yielding MPREIITLQLGQCGNQIGMEFWKQLCAEHGISPEGILEDFATEGTDRKDVFFYQADDEHYIPRAVLLDLEPRVINTIMNSPYANLYNPENIYLSKHGGGAGNNWASGYSQAEKLYEEIFDIIDREADGSDSLEGFVLCHSIAGGTGSGMGSYLLERLNDRFPKKLVQTYSVFPNLDEMSDVVVQPYNSLLTLKRLTQNADCVVVLDNTALNRIAADRLHIETPNFSQINQLVSTVMSTSTTTLRYPGYMNNDLIGLIASLIPTPRLHYLMTGYTPLATNSQVASVRKTTVLDVMRRLLQPKNMMVSTPVHRQANHCYISILNIIQGEVDPTQVHKSLQRIRERKLAQFIPWGPASIQVALSRKSPYIQTSHRVSGLMLANHTSISTLFERTLHQYDKLRKREAFMDQFKKEAIFKDNLDEFDNSREVIQQLVDEYHAATKPDYLSWGTQQAVAATGERL